From the Kribbella sp. CA-293567 genome, the window TAGGTGAGCGTGTAGGCGCAGTAGCCCTTCGCCGCGAGGTACGGGCCGAGGAACGAGTAGTTGCCGGGACCGTTGCCGCCGAGACCGTGCAGCAGCACCAACGGGTTCGGATGGGCGGCGGAGGGTTTGCAGGCCCAGTTGTCGAACCCGGAGCGGGGCGCCGCGGCCTGTGCCGAGGCAGTGAGGGTTGTGGCGAGCAGTACGGCGGCCACCAGGCTCGCCGCGGTACGCCGGAGGACATTTCTCATGACGGCTCCCGGAGGGCAGTGTCGTTCGGTGACGACAGGATGACCGACAGTGGAGCACGTCTTCGAGTTACGAACAAGTCCTCGTGTTCACAACTCCGCCATTGGTTCGCAACCCGCCGCGGGGGTAACGTCACGCCATGGGGCGAGTGATCAGAGGTCTGACGGCAGAGCAACGCAAGGCGGAGCGCCGGGAGCAACTACTGGACGCCGCGCTCGAACTGATCGCCGTCCACGGCTACCTGGCCACGACGATCGAGCAGATCTGCAGTACGGCGTACGTGGGCACGAAGAGCTTCTACGAGGTTTTCGACAACCGCGAGGACTGTTACGTCGCCCTGCTGCAGAGGACCTCGGAACGCCTGATGGCCGACATGATGGCCGTCGCGGCACGGGCCGAGGGCAACGAACGCCAGGCGGCACCGGGCATCATCGCGGCCTTCGCGCACGCCCTGCTGGACGATCCGCGGGTCGCCGTCGTCACCTTCGGCCAGGCCGGCGGCATCTCCAAGACCGTCGAGCGGCAACGCCGGACCAACCGTCGCTGGGCGGCCGGCTTCCTGGAGCAGATCTGGGACCGGTACGACGCTCCGGCCGACCCCGCGCCCGAGGCCGGCGACCGTGATCACCGCGACTCGGGGCGCCCGGCACCCGCGCCGGACGAGGCCGACCTGCGCACCCGCCACACGATCGCGATCGGGCTGGTCGGCGGCCTGTTCGACCTGATCGCCGACTGGCTGCTCGACGCCAACGCCAATGTCCCCGACCAGGTGGAGGCCCTGATCGAGGACATGACGTCGTTCTACATCACCGTCCGGCGGGGACTGACTGTCTGAGGGCGGGGGTCTCAGCCCTGGTGCGGGTAGCGGTAGTCGGTCGGCGGGGTGAAGGTCTCCTTCATCGACCGCGGGCTGGCCCAGCGGATCAGGTTCCACATCGAGCCGGCCTTGTCGTTGGTCCCGCTCGCACGGGAGCCACCGAACGGCTGCTGGCCGACGACCGCGCCGGTCGGCTTGTCGTTCACGTAGAAGTTGCCCGCGGCGAAGCGCAGGTAGTCGGCGGCCTCGGCGATCGCGGTCCGGTCCTGGGCGATGACCGCACCGGTCAGCCCGTACGGCGCCGCGTTCTCCATCTGCCGCATCACCTGGGTGTAGTCGCCGTCCTCGTAGACGTGCACGCCGAGGATCGGGCCGAAGTACTCGGTGGTGAAGATCTCGTCGGTCGGGTCGTCGGAGACCAGCAGCGTCGGCCGGACGAAGTAGCCCTCGGAGTCGTCATAGGTGCCGCCGGCAAGGACCTCGATCCCCGCGGCCTGCTGGGCCCGGTCCAGGGCGGCCTTGTGCTTGGCGAAGGCGCGGTCGTCGATGACGGCACCGACGAAGTTCGACAGGTCGGTGACGTCGCCCATCGTGAGCGAGTCGGTCTCGGCGGCGATGTCGTCGCGGATCTGGTTCCACACGCTGCGCGGGACGTAGGAGCGGCTGGCGGCGGAGCACTTCTGGCCCTGGTACTCGAAGGAGCCGCGCACCATCGCGGTCTTCAGCACCGCCGGGTCGGCCGACGGGTGCGCCAGGATGAAGTCCTTGCCGCCGGTCTCGCCGACCAGCCGCGGGTAGGTCCGGTAGCCGGCGATGTTCTGCCCGACGGTCGCCCACAGGCTCTGGAAGGTCTTGGTCGACCCGGTGAAGTGGATGCCGGCCAGGTCGGGGTGGGTGAGCGCGGCCTTGCTGACGTCGATGCCGTCACCGGTGACCAGGTTGATCACGCCGTCCGGCAGTCCGGCGGCCTCGAACAGCCGCATCGTCCAGTGCGCCGCGAACTGCTGC encodes:
- the pruA gene encoding L-glutamate gamma-semialdehyde dehydrogenase, whose protein sequence is MDAVTAVPTPINETVRGYAPGSPERVSLEAKLKEFNAAGGIDLTCTIGGEQKLGGGTPFEVVQPHKHAHVLGTLRNATEADGKAAVDAALAAAPAWRSLSFDDRAAVFLKAADLLAGPWRDTLNAATMLGQSKTAQQAEIDAACELIDFLRFNVAFARNVISDQPVSSPGIWNRVDYRPLEGFVYAITPFNFTAIAANLPAAPALMGNTVVWKPSPTQQFAAHWTMRLFEAAGLPDGVINLVTGDGIDVSKAALTHPDLAGIHFTGSTKTFQSLWATVGQNIAGYRTYPRLVGETGGKDFILAHPSADPAVLKTAMVRGSFEYQGQKCSAASRSYVPRSVWNQIRDDIAAETDSLTMGDVTDLSNFVGAVIDDRAFAKHKAALDRAQQAAGIEVLAGGTYDDSEGYFVRPTLLVSDDPTDEIFTTEYFGPILGVHVYEDGDYTQVMRQMENAAPYGLTGAVIAQDRTAIAEAADYLRFAAGNFYVNDKPTGAVVGQQPFGGSRASGTNDKAGSMWNLIRWASPRSMKETFTPPTDYRYPHQG
- a CDS encoding TetR/AcrR family transcriptional regulator, yielding MGRVIRGLTAEQRKAERREQLLDAALELIAVHGYLATTIEQICSTAYVGTKSFYEVFDNREDCYVALLQRTSERLMADMMAVAARAEGNERQAAPGIIAAFAHALLDDPRVAVVTFGQAGGISKTVERQRRTNRRWAAGFLEQIWDRYDAPADPAPEAGDRDHRDSGRPAPAPDEADLRTRHTIAIGLVGGLFDLIADWLLDANANVPDQVEALIEDMTSFYITVRRGLTV